The Papaver somniferum cultivar HN1 unplaced genomic scaffold, ASM357369v1 unplaced-scaffold_33, whole genome shotgun sequence genome includes a window with the following:
- the LOC113342046 gene encoding uncharacterized protein LOC113342046 translates to MSKTEYIRQEFGLLNIDGLEYHRWMADVKIAFVAKECTHTIKPSTDKDVVPATEKEKAEALRYLKAHIDPDLLWGYQHIMCPKELWDTLESRFGSIEDCLLPQLNEQWNDIRFLDYVKVGDFQIDMLNLQAHLNFCGIKLTDKDMIQKTLSTFPLSYVILADQYRIEVDNKRITTFSKLINLLLVAERHDEVLANNNARSPGKNKIPEANYGKDSKGKHPKEKRVKNADSYSHAPYSRGNNSPRGRGQRGHRGKAMGVEAIQIHGLEMLLLDLALGATLLKNT, encoded by the coding sequence ATGAGCAAGACGGAATATATCCGGCAAGAATTTGGACTGTTGAACATAGATGGACTTGAGTATCACCGTTGGATGGCTGATGTGAAGATCGCTTTTGTGGCAAAAGAATGCACCCACACCATCAAACCCTCTACTGACAAAGATGTTGTCCCAGCAACTGAAAAAGAAAAGGCTGAAGCCCTCCGATATTTGAAGGCACATATTGACCCTGATCTCCTTTGGGGATACCAACACATAATGTGTCCTAAAGAACTGTGGGATACACTAGAAAGCCGTTTTGGGAGCATTGAGGATTGCCTTCTCCCACAATTGAATGAACAGTGGAATGACATCCggtttcttgattatgtgaaagtAGGTGATTTCCAAATAGATATGCTTAATCTACAAGCACACCTCAATTTCTGTGGGATAAAACTTACAGATAAAGATATGATTCAAAAGACATTGTCTACTTTCCCTTTGTCATATGTTATTCTAGCCGACCAATACCGCATAGAAGTTGATAACAAGAGAATAACAACTTTCAGCAAGTTGATCAACTTATTGCTGGTGGCCGAAAGGCACGATGaagttctagcaaacaacaatgcTAGATCCCCCGGGAAGAACAAAATTCCCGAGGCTAACTATGGCAAGGATAGCAAGGGAAAACACCCCAAAGAAAAGAGGGTTAAAAATGCTGATTCCTATTCCCATGCTCCATACTCACGTGGGAATAATAGCCCACGTGGAAGAGGACAAAGGGGTCATCGTGGAAAGGCCATGGGCGTGGAGGCCATTCAAATACATGGTCTAGAGATGTTACTTCTGGACCTAGCGCTAGGGGCAACACTGTTAAAAAACACATAA